Proteins encoded within one genomic window of Macaca thibetana thibetana isolate TM-01 chromosome 3, ASM2454274v1, whole genome shotgun sequence:
- the LOC126951047 gene encoding LOW QUALITY PROTEIN: cTAGE family member 15-like (The sequence of the model RefSeq protein was modified relative to this genomic sequence to represent the inferred CDS: inserted 2 bases in 1 codon; deleted 1 base in 1 codon), with protein sequence MEEPGATPQPYLGLVLEELRRVVAALPESRRPYSNPHGFPWELVVCAAVVGFFAVLLFLWRAFRSVRSRLYVEREKQLAATLSGLIEEKCELLEKFSLIQKEYEAYEAESSLEDASFEKVAAEARSLEATCEKLNRSNSELEDEILCLEKEFKEEKSKHSQQDELMADISKRIHSLENESKSLKSQIAEAKIICKIFNMSEERREIAIQDALNENSQLQESQRRLLQEAEVWKEQVSELNKQKITFEDSKVHAEQVLNDKENHIKTLTGRLLKMKDRAAVLGEDITDDDNSELEVNGESENGAYLDDPPTGALKKLIHAAELNVSLKTLEGERNHIVTELSEVDKTKEELTEHIKNLQTQQASLQSENMYFESENQKLQQKLKIMTEFYQENEMKLHRKLTVEENSRIQEEEKLSKVEKKISHTTEGLETYGKLAKDLEEELKRTINFYQRQVISYEKKGHDNWLAAQTAERNLNDLRKENAHNRQKLTETEFKFELLEKDPRAPDVSNTAFGREHSPCGPSPLGQPSSETRAFLSPQTVLEGPVKPSPVLPEGEGRGPRGPGNPLDHQITNERGEPGCDTLTDPHRAPSDSGFLSSPWEQERRMMFPPPGQSYPDSAPPPQREDRFYSNSDGLSGPAELRSFNTPSLDKMDGSMPSEMESSRNDAKDDPGNLNVPDSSLPAKNEATGTGFVPPPLAPIRGPLFPVNTRGPFMRRGPPFPPPPPGTMFGVSRGYCPPRDFPGPPRAPFAVRNIYPPRGFPPYLHPRPGFYPNXPHSEGRSEFLSGLIPPSKEPATEQAEPQQET encoded by the exons ATGGAGGAGCCGGGCGCTACCCCTCAGCCCTATCTGGGGCTGGTCCTGGAGGAGCTACGCAGGGTTGTGGCAGCACTGCCTGAAAGTAGGAGACCATATTCGAATCCTCATGGTTTTCCATGGGAACTGGTGGTATGTGCAGCTGTCGTTGGATTTTTTGCTGTTCTCCTTTTTCTGTGGAGAGCTTTTAGATCCGTTAGGAGTCGGCTTTatgtggaaagagaaaaacaacttgcTGCAACGCTTTCTGGactaattgaagaaaaatgtgaacTACTTGAAAAATTTAGCCTTATTCAAAAAGAGTACGAAGCCTATGAAGCAGAGTCGTCTTTAGAGGATGCCAGCTTTGAGAAGGTGGCAGCAGAAGCACGAAGTTTGGAGGCAACCTGTGAAAAGCTGAACAGGTCCAATTCTGAACTTGAGGATGAAATCCTCTGTCTAGAAAAAGAGttcaaagaagagaaatctaaacatTCTCAACAAGATGAATTGATGGCGGATATCTCAAAAAGGATACACTCTCTAGAAAATGAGTCAAAATCCCTGAAATCACAAATAGCAGAAGCCAAAATCATCTGCAAGATCTTTAACATGAGTGAAGAACGACGCGAGATAGCAATACAAGATGCTTTGAATGAAAATTCTCAACTTCAGGAAAGCCAGAGGCGGCTTTTGCAAGAAGCTGAAGTATGGAAAGAACAAGTGAGTGAacttaataaacagaaaataacatttgaagaCTCCAAAGTACACGCAGAACAAGTTctgaatgataaagaaaatcacATCAAGACTCTGACTGGACGCTTGCTAAAGATGAAAGATCGGGCTGCTGTGCTTGGAGAGGACATAACGGATGATGATAACTCGGAATTAGAAGTGAACGGTGAATCGGAAAATGGTGCTTACTTAGATGATCCTCCAACAGGAGCTTTGAAGAAACTGATTCATGCTGctgagttaaatgtttctttaaaaaccttagaaggagaaagaaaccaCATTGTTACTGAGTTATCTGAAGTTGATAAAACAAAGGAAGAGCTTACAGAGCATATTAAAAATCTTCAGACTCAACAAGCATCTTTACAGtcagaaaacatgtattttgaaaGTGAGAATCAGAAGCTTCaacagaaacttaaaataatgactgaattctatcaagaaaatgaaatgaaactccACAGGAAATTGACAGTAGAGGAAAATTCCCGGatacaggaagaagagaaactttCTAAAGTG GAAAAAAAGATCAGCCATACCACTGAAGGGCTGGAGACCTATGGAAAGCTAGCCAAAGATCTTGAAGAAGAATTGAAGAGAactattaatttttatcaaaGGCAGGTTATTTCCTACGAGAAAAAAGGACATGATAATTGGTTGGCAGCTCAGACTGCTGAAAGAAACCTCaatgatttaaggaaagaaaatgctcacaacagacaaaaattaactgaaacaGAGTTTAAATTTGAGCTTTTAGAAAAAGATCCTCGTGCACCTGATGTTTCAAATACAGCATTTGGCAGAGAGCATTCCCCATGTGGTCCCTCACCATTGGGTCAGCCTTCATCTGAAACGAGAGCTTTTCTGTCTCCTCAAACTGTGTTGGAGGGTCCAGTGAAACCCTCTCCTGTGCTTccggagggagaaggaagaggccCAAGAGGCCCAGGGAATCCTCTGGACCATCAGATTACCAATGAAAGAGGAGAACCAGGCTGCGATACGTTAACCGATCCTCACAGGGCTCCTTCTGACAGTGGGTTCCTGTCATCTCCGTGGGAACAGGAACGTAGGATGATGTTTCCTCCACCAGGACAATCATATCCTGATTCAGCTCCTCCTCCACAAAGGGAAGAcagattttattctaattctgaTGGACTGTCTGGGCCAGCAGAACTCAGAAGTTTTAATACGCCTTCTTTGGATAAAATGGATGGGTCAATGCCTTCAGAAATGGAATCCAGTAGAAATGATGCCAAAGATGATCCTGGTAATTTAAATGTGCCTGATTCATCTCTCCCTGCTAAAAATGAAGCAACTGGCACCGGCTTTGTTCCTCCACCTCTGGCTCCAATCAGAGGTCCATTGTTTCCTGTGAATACAAGAGGCCCATTCATGAGAAGAGGACCTCCTTtccccccacctcctccaggaaccATGTTTGGAGTGTCTCGAGGTTACTGTCCACCAAGGGATTTCCCAGGTCCACCACGTGCTCCATTTGCAGTGAGAAACATCTATCCACCGAGGGGTTTTCCTCCTTACCTTCACCCAAGACCTGGATTTTACCCCAA CCCACATTCTGAAGGTAGAAGCGAGTTCCTGTCAGGGTTGATTCCGCCTTCCAAGGAGCCTGCTACTGAACAAGCAGAACCACAGCAAGAAACCTGA